GAAGATCCTGGGGGAAGAAGGGCGCAGGGCCAACTCCCCAAGGCACTCGGGGCACCCTTTGGTCCGTTGATCATTAACAGAAGCCACCTCACAGCAGGCAGAGAGGGGAAAGTCCAAGAGGATGGCCTGCcccttcttcccagcccccacctcCAAACATGCCAATCCAGGGTTTCATGGGACGTGAGAGCATGACCCTGGGGAAGGGTGTGTGCAGAGTCATCCAATCCAAATGGTACATCTCATCTTCTACAGCTCACTACCAACGGCCAAAGGAGACAGGAGCTAACCCTGATGGATTTGTAGATGCTGTATGCCAGGGACTGTGCCCAGTGTTTCAGTGTGCCAGCCTGTGATACTACATGGCACAGTGATAAAACATGATAATGTTAttagctggcctgggttcaagtcctgaGACTTTCTCGCTTTGAGACAAATGACTGAGCCGCCCTACACCTCAGTGCCTGCGCGCGTACGCTGAGGATGATATAGAACTCCTCCGTGGGGTCACGGCGAGCGTTTGAGTTAATATTTACAAAGTTATGAGAACACTGCCACTACTGAGGATTCCCTTGATCCTCCCAGTAACCCCTTGAGATAGGTCAAGTCACTTGCTCTATGCACAAGCGGGCATAAGATGAGCTAGAATTTAAGCCTTGGTTCCTGGGGCTCCAACAAGCCTTCTTCCTTCATGCCATGGTTCTTTTCTCCTGCCGTGCCTCCTGCCCCATGTAATAACCAGGTCTTCAAGATCCTCTGCTGGCCCTTaaatgccatcctttccccagaGTCCCACTGAAACCCAGCAGACCCATAACTTCCTGCTGACAACGAGGCATCCCAGGTTAGGAAAGGTAGGCTGTTGGTCAGTGGTCCAAATAGTTCATTGCTTTGAGCTGTACCAAGCGAAGACCTGTGGCTAATAGCCACACCATGAGTGGTTGTGGAGCCAGCAGCCCTGGAGTCCTTATCCACCAAGAGGAGACTTTGTGCAAGCTCCCAAATGATCCAAGACAGGGAGGAGAAACTTTTTTGTGCCCAGGAAACTAGCTGCCAAAGGAGCAGCCTTTCTGGCCACAAATCCCTTGGTGTGAACCTTCCCTGCAGCTCCCACTTCCAGGTTCCTAACTTTCCAGCTGTGCAGGAGCTCAGAGAGTGGGTTCCCTTCCAGCCCTGGGCCCACACTTTCTGTTCACCACAGTGGCCTGGTACACAGGGCTACTACCGAGGACTCTTGCTCTTCTCACACATTGGGAAAATAATGGGCCAAAAAGGGATCTGCTATTTCCATCCCCAAATAGCTTCAGGCACCATCTCCTCTGCCATATAAGATCTACCATAGGTAACTTGACCAAACCGAAGTCCATTTTGAGCTCCCCACGAGAGATACTAAGTGTGATGGGTTAGGGACTAGATAAGAAGTCTCCAGTTGGGCTTACAATCAACCTATCCCTTAGGGCTTCGCTTGTTTTGTTCTCTAGCTCCAGGGACTGACCTCCAGGGAGGAAATTCTGAGTGGCTGGGAGGTAGCTTAGACAGCAGTCCCCCACCAGCCCCCATGCATGCACCAAACCTAACTTGTCACCATGAAAAGAATTAGAAAGATGTCCACCATAGGCTCCTCTATGCCTGCAGGAAATGAGCTCAAAGTGAAGATCACTACCTACCACATAgccccctccacacacatccAACCCTGCCCCTCTGAAGGGATATGAGGCCTAGATTCATTCCCATCCCAGAAAGGGCTGCCTATCCCCCTTCCTGCATCCCTAGAAAAGCAACTAGTCCTATTTTTCTACCTCAGACCCCCGATGCCTAGTAGTATCTTCTGTCCAGAGGGTACAGGTAGATCAGTCTTGGACAATGTTGATGACAGACCCACCCTTGGGAAAAGCCCGATGGAATCAAGGTGAAAGAGCTCAATACCCCAAACTTACTAAGTACAAGGAGCCACAGGTCTGTCAACTAGGTCTAACTAGGTCTCAAATAGGAGTGTCTCTACGTTCCCACAGCAAAAATGCTCCCCAAAAAAGTTTTGCAAAGATCCAACTCCATTCTCACAGTATCACTTTAGTGGTCTTTTGGTCTTTGGCTGGCTGGGGGATTTTGAGCCAAGACCTCTGCTTTACATGGCATCAGAAATGTAAGTGGGACCAGGCTGGTAGCTATCACTGGTTCTGTAGAGTCAATACTGATGCCCACTCTCCACACTTTTAACAGCCCTGCAAGCACAGAAAAGGACAGTCAGATCCAGGGGCAGGCTAGGCTCTTCCCCACCCTGGCTGTTCCTCTCCAGATGTGCAGTGACTGCCTCATACCCACCCAGGGAGGTGCTGAAAGGCTAGAACTTGGTTAATGCCTACAGGAGAAGTTTGCCTGAAACGTCCGTTGTGTATTATGGGCCATGTCTCCATCACTAATACACCCACATGAAGACCACAGGATGGGCGAGAAGGATTCGATGTCCCTGAGCTGTGGGTCCCTGGAAGTAGCTGAGCCCACACAGGAGAGCAAGGTTTTTGTGTGGCTTTTGTCACCTAGTCTATAtactcagcagtcctcctgcagCAATTAGCAGGAAGTACAGAATAAATAaaccccaccccatcccaccaAACTCAGCCCAAGAGCAATGGGTTAAAGGTAAGACAAGACTACCAGTTGCCCTCTTCTAGGTGCCAGCTATGTATGGGGAAAGCTTACAGGCaaaaaaacaccacacacaccaagtGGCATCAGAGTTTCTTGAAAAAAACGgggtttattgatttttttaaactgcaaATAGTCGttacaaaaaagttttttttcttttaaataaattcacacaaagaaagagaaatagaaagcgACGGTAGTGACCAGCAAGAGGAATAATAATTAcattcatctttgtgtgtgtatgtgtgtgtgtgcgcgcgcaccaGTTCTGTTTATGTTAGCATTGGAAAACTCCAACCTGGAATCCAGAACCTCGAATCTGCGAGCGGAATGTCTTGAGATGGGCACGTGGAAGTcaaagggttcttttttttttttttttttcccttttagaagacatacataaaaggtTGTTCTCCTTCTATACTGTCACAGAACTTTTACATACATTCTCAGTCCTACTTGTGAAAGgcctaaagagaaagaaactcaATTTGCAGTCCAACACAAAGGGGggaaatttctaaaataaataatccaacagttttttgcatttttttaaattaatttttcatttttttaaaataaaataaccaaaaagtGTAAAGTTACAAAAATGTTGTTGAAGAATAATATATTAAAActgtggaaaaaaggaaaaagacacgTCACAAAATTTTAAGATTAATATGAAGATCATAATTTAACATAAAAGAATATATTCTATGGATTTGTCATCCcgataaatatgaacaaaattaacaaaaaaaagcatAGTTTGGCAATAAATACGTTTTGATAAGTTAAATAAGCTTTTTTATATTGATGTGCAGTGACAAGCAAAATTTTTGCTCTCCAATTTCTGAAAGTTATATGAAGTTTAAACCCAGGGAAAAAAGCATGGCGTGAGTGCTCTAAGGGAAAACACCTAAGGTATTCTAGAGCAAAAACCATTAAAGCTACTTTCTACAGGAAATCGTTTTACACAGATATTGTATGTGGAATGAATACCATTAACTGCTCACCCCTTACATGTTGTTTTagcttttctctcatttttttgttgtcatttttaaaagatgtcacATATGAATTGGGGAACTTTAGCACCAAAATCAAGTCTCTTATAGTCCATTCTagcttccccttcctccccactttaccaaaaaaaaagaaagaaaaaagaaaaaaaatttaaatcaaagtCCCACTTATGTCAAAAATCTTCGTCCACTTGCTCAACCTTCCTTCCTGAAGACCTACACAAACCCAGGCAAGATTAGTCAACAGGGGTTCGGGTTGGGAAGAAAAAGGTTTTTGAATGTCAAGAAAGGTTTCCCCAAAAACCCAAGTCCAGCAACAACTCTCCAAGGACGGGGTGGATGTTCACTACAGGGAAGAAGTGTGCGGGAGACTGAAGGGAAGGTGCACTTGTGTCACCAGTTGGGGGAGCTGCTGGTTCCGGGTctcaccgccccccacccccaccccacggGCAGAGGCTGGGGAAGGCCCACGGGTGCCCCCTGGCGCTTAAGAGGTAATGTAGTCACAGTGACAAAGTTAGATTACAAGGCACTAAGTTGCTTCTGTAAACTGttactgctttttcttttgtgatttggCACTTAAGGCTTAAGCcgggggaaaaaaaggcatctTGCTGACAAAATATGAGACTTTGTTATGCGTGGTTAAGTGGGCTATGAAATGGAGGGAAGGGGTTTCAAGCCAGAAGCTACTGACAAATTGACTTGTCCTTATGttaggaagggggggggggaagagaagatCCTGGGGAAGGGGTTGAGCTTAAAACTTGTCAATGTAGGGACTGGGGAGGTGAGGGTATGGGGGTGCAGGGTggggcagcgggggggggggcatcccTTCCTACCCTGGCTTAGTCATCTGAGATGGACAGTCTGCTGAAAATGGGCAGGCGTCTTGAGTTGTCCAAGGTGGGGGAGTCTGAGCCACTGTGGctactgctggagctgctcaggTAGCCCTCCTGGTCCGAGAGAGAATCCTGAGGGCTGgggggagagtcaaacatgtgagGGGACTCGGACATGGGCCGGAAGAGGAAAGTAGTCGGGGAGCCACCCCCGGGCAGCCCCATGCTAGGGGCAAAGAGGCTTGCCAGCTCCTGGCTGGAGAAGGCGAATGGGTTATTGGTGCCATCGGGTAGGGTAGGTGAGCCCAGGAGGTCATCGGCGCTGAGGATGGGGGGTGGGGTGATGGACGTGGGGCTGTCCAGCAGCCCGGTGGcagcggcggtggcggcggcacTGGGAAACCCAGCAAAGCTAAAGCTATGCTGGAGGCGGGGACGGTCAGCGGAGAGGTCCCGGGACCCCGCCAGGGCGCGGCGCTCCTCGGCGTTGTGGATGAAGTGGCAGCGGGGCCCGTAAGGGCAAAAGCCGATGGTGTGGAAGGTGCGGCACAGCTCCGTCTTGTACTTGGGGTGGCGGGTCAGGCTGCGGAGCTCGTGGATGCCGTGGGCGAACTGGCACTTGTCCCCGTACTTACAGGCTCCGTTCTCTTCGAAGGGGCGGCACAGCTCTGTCTTGTAGCGGCTGGAGTTGACCTGGCCGCTCCCAGGCTGCTTCTGGGTGGGCAGCAGCCGTTCACCCCCTTCGGAGAAAGAGCGGTCTCGGAAGCGGCTGTCTCGAGAGCTCAGGGTCGGGGCTGGCTCACCCTtcaggctgctgaggagctggttCTGGTGAAACTTGGAGCTGGGCAGGGTGACCGAGTGCCTCCGGGGGAAGCCGCCCCCAGTGGGGGTGCCTACGGCCTTCCTGTCCAGCAGGCAGCCCCCTGCACTGGGAGCACTATAGTTGAGCATCTTGTTACcctgagaggaaggaaggggagggggggtGGACTGGTTATTTACTGAGGACACTCACCAGGCCAGGAGGGTGCCCACAAAGGACAGAGCCCCCTCCAACATCAGAAACGCCCAGTCTCTCTAAGGAACCAccttcccccttctccctccctttcttccacaCACTCAGTCACCTGGGTTCATTCCTCCCCATGCATAAAGAAACCACAAAGCCCTGGGTCTGTGAGAcaatctttttcatatatatgcaCCCTGCTCCATGATGGCCCCTGAAATGCACCCTCATAGCCTCTAAAGctcttattttttaatctgaAAAATCCAACTTCTTTACCTCTCAAGTAAGATTCCTTCACTCAGAATATCTCACACAAGGCATATGCTtttagacccccccccccaccaacagtACCAGGTAACCCCAGAGAAAACTAAACATGAGCTAAGTCCCCTCTGAAGTCACTACTAGCCCTCTCCCCCACAACCTGGCCCAAGACTACACTTCTTCCTTCACCAGTGTTCCCGTTCTTTGCCAGCAGGGTTTCAAGACTTTTGCTTGCTTGGGGGAGCGCTTAgcctgggtgggagggaggagagggtgtGACGTCTGAAAACGCTAGTTCCTGGTCCCTGGAAGGGGTGCCTTGGACCCGGACCTCTCCTACCGTTCCCCGCCCCCTTCACTGGGAAGATGCCTTTGCACTTGGGACTCCTGGCTGTGAGAGAGGCCCGGATAAGGGCACCAGCCCCCGCCCCATGCACCTCACAGTGCAGACTGAAGGGGGAGGGGGGCACGGGCAGACCTGCCACAGGCCAGGATTCCGTTCCAACAAGGACCCTAGGTCACCTGCCCAAACCGTCCAGTCCCCTAAGGTTTGGGAAGGGTGGGTGGGAAACCTGGGAGTTAGCTCCAGGCCCATGACAGGAGTGGGTGTCATTGTGCAAATTCTAAAGTTTGTCCCTAAGGGATcagcagttgggggggggggatcggGAATCTGTAACCACAACCACCCCACCGAGCGGATTACAGGAACCCAGTCAAGAGCTGGTTCCCAACAATGAGGTTCATTTAAAAAGTTCtgcgggagggggagggggcgaaagaaagaaatagatcaAAGAGCTCGGAGCCGAGCAGGGAAGAGAGGGACGAAGAGTTGGGAGCTCAGGCAGACGCCAGGACTAATGGAGCTTGGGAAATTCGCACAGGGAGAAAAAAGCAAGCTGAAAATTCAAACTCTGTGAAGTTGCTCTTCAGCTCCTCGGCGTCCCTGCACCCCAACCCTGCAGCCCTGGGGCCTTGGCAGCTGCACCGACAGGAGCAGCAAGCTGGGAAGAGAGAGCAACATGACCTGACGTGTTTGAGAGAAGGCAAAACAGTTCAGCAATTAAAAGTAGCCTAGCAGCTTCATCCTTTCAAATTGAAGGGGGAGAAGacgacttgggggggggggtatttagCAATCTGTAGGGCTGTACATTTCAACTGCATTTCTGAAACACTTTGGATTTAAAACTTGTTCTTTTCCAACACTAGACTGGCAAACTACACGACTAAAGGAGGACCCCCCCCATTAAATCCTCACAGGCGGGGTCTCGAGTTCTGGTAGCATTTTGCCCCCCCATCCCTCAATCGACCAGTCATGATAGCTCCTACCACAGGTAAGCAGGTCAAGACGCTTTCACCCCCAAAGTGTGCAGCACATTCGACCTGCTCTCGCGGGAAGCCTCTGCCTAGCTGGGGCGGATACAAACCCCACTGGCAAGCTCTTTTGATTCGTCTCTTTGAATCACAAGTCGTGGCCTTTTCCCTCGTAGGTTCCCCCAACAAACCCCCCCCAAACGCAGAGGGAGAACCCTCCCAGCAGGATTCGGAGACTCGCATCCCCTACAGGCCCCCCGAAACCCCACACTCCACAGGCCCGCCAAGTCGCTGACCGACTCTCTTGGGAGACAAGAGTCCCAGGGCGCACACCGGGAACCCCAGTTCCAGCAGCCACATAATGTAGCAAAGAATCCCCTAGAACTTGTCCTAACCCCGGCCACTCCTCCACGTCCTTCGGGCAGCCCTATTCTCAAACTTCACTACCCAAAACTGCTGCCCAGATTCCCATGTAACCCCACTTGGGAACTgttgaaaactcaaaaaaaaaaaaaaaaaaagggtacagGCCAAATTCCTTCAAACTGTGGGGGGACACATAGGCGTAGGAAGGAACCATCTCCCTTCACACGCCCTCTACTTTCCAAAAATCCAAACTTTTTTAgggttttgggtgtgtgtgtgtgtgtgtgtgtgtgtgtgtgtgtttaagcaaaagaacaactttttttttcgaAAAGCAAACGCTCTGCCCCACTTTACCTTGCATAAAACTTCGCTCAAGTCGAAGATGGTGGCAGACACGAGGGTGGTGGTCATCGTGGGCGCTCGCGCGGGGCAGGGGCGAGGGTCTGGTGTGTGTGTCGTGAAGGTCCCGGTGCGGGGAAGGCGCAGCCTCCGGCTCTCCGCTCTGGAGTCCCACACGCCCGCTGCCGGCGCCCCCTCGTCTTTCGGACTCTTCCCGGGCTGCGAGGCGCAAAGCCCAATTTATAAGTTTCAGATTTGGTAggcaggaggggggaggaggagctttaaacttatttaaatgaggaagaggaggaggaggagggaaagaaaagttgATTGACACCGAGGTTGAATCAGCCATGCGGTCAagcgggaggaggaggatggggagggggggggctagggggagggaagaaactttcaaaaggaagaagggggaggggagaggaaagaaggcggaaaagaaaaaaaaaaacccactgcgAGCGgcgcacaactttttttttttcccttaaagagGAAAAGTTTCGAGTCGGCGGGCTCGGCCTCCCCTGGGGCCGCGCGGGACAGAGGGGGAGGGGCGCCCCCCTTTGTCAGCCTCGGAGCGCGGctctgtgacatcactcattccATCCCCATCGGGGTTcttgttgtgttgttgtttttttttttttttttggtcggcCAGGAGGAAGGCGGGCtcgactttctctctctctctctctctctctctttttttttttttgcaagctggGGCTGAAAGCCCGTCCTGCGTGCGGGTGCTGTGGTTTCCATGTTGAGCTGGTGTCCCTTGAAACATCTCCAAATGCCCGCACCTCTTACCTGTCCCTCACTTTCCTGCTCGTCTCCCCACCGCTCACTACTTGGGCTGGGCGAGGAATTTGGAGCGCTCAAAAAGTTCAAGGGTGCTAggattgagatttttttttttccttcccaggTCCCTGGAGCGGCTGGAGGGGGGCTTTTAGGCgactttcctccctcttccccaggAGGACCTGGCCTGGTGCGGGAGGTGGCGGGGGAAGACGAGAGATGCAAGATTCAGCGCGCCGCCCGAAGTCCCCACACACGCCCAGCGGAGGGCGCTTCCCGGgacctaggtttttttttttgggggggggggctgtggaaGGCTTGCAAGACCACTGCTCGGGGACTTAAAACAGGCCTAGGCGAGCCGTTGCTTTCACACACCCCGACCTTTAAACTTTTTGCTACAGAAAATCCAGAATCCCTTACTCCGTCTAGCAAAAAAAATAAGTTCAGAGTAATGAAAGACTTTCCACGCGCGCTctgatcttcacacacacacacccaggcgctaacaccaaaaaaaaaaaaaaaattttttttttgagatacttAGGTAAGAATGAAGGTAGAGAGGTGGGGAGGAGCGACACTTTTAAACTTGTTGCTTCTCTCCCGCCCCTACGAGGACGGAACATATGGCTTGTCACCATGCGCTGTTTGCAGGGGGCGGGAGGAGGCAATAGGTCCCACGGAACGCTAGGACACTCGGTGAATGATTGCTCCCTTCAAAACCACAGACTATTTATTTACTGTTAGGCTCAGAGTGTCTCCCAGCCACCTCCTAAGGTTTGCTAGCGTGTCCCCCGCCCGGTGCCCGCCCGCGTGCTCGCGTGGAGAAGACCCGGGCGGAAGTGGCGGGCCGGGCAGCCGCCTCTGCCTCGGCCTCGCACGTTTCTTCCCAGCACTCGAGGCCGCGGGGTTTGTTATGAAACCCCGCGCGCCGAGAGGCTACGAGCAAGTTCCATTGCGATGTAATTAGGTCACCCCATTATGAGCACGTTTCTTTGCAAAGGACTGGGCGGGCGGAGCCGAGCGTTCGAgtcgcaccccccccccacacacacacagctttttttttttaaagtccatttATTCGCCAACCTTCGGGCAAACCCAGGGAAACCTTCCAAATCACAACTGTTTTAGGTTGTTTTTCAGCTTtgcaaaacacttttttttctttctttcttttttttttttttgctgcagtAGCCACGAACCTAACGTAATTCCCAGCGGGGGGTCTGCCTTTTACTTGTTTCCTCTGACTTGAAATTGATGCCCCCcactcctcttaaaaaaaaaaaaaaaaaaaaaactccgcTGCTGGCCCTGGCTGCGTCGGCTGTGGCTGTCCAGCCGCCTGTTGCTGCCCTCcctattttcctcttttcttgaAACTCAGGCAAGCGCCAGAAAGGGAAATAACTCCCATCTACCTTAATTTAAATCATTCGCGTGTATAGGtctctgtcttgttttatttcaagaGCTGTTTGCACGTTCCTTCCCTTAGCTccaagctggggggggggggtaaagggGGTGGATTTCGTGCAGTTTCTTGGTGATGAGGTAATGAGATCCAGATTTCGGGAGCGAGCGGGGTGCGCGTTAGAACCACAAGGTTAGTCTGAGCCCTGATGTGAAGCTATTTCGGGTTTTTATTCCCACCCTCCAACCCCCCTCCCGCAAACAGGCCAGGCTGCGGGGCAGGGAGTGGGGGACGGGACGTagaggagagaggtggggagacccCAGGGGACCGGGCGGGGGCGCCTCCCGGAGCCACGACTGTCGCCGCGGGGCGCGGGGCTGTCCTCCTGCCCCGGGCGGTGCCGCTGTCCTCTCGCGGTTACTGGACGGGCCCGAGAGCACCATCGCGGGGCCAAGACGTCCCAAGTTTGCCGAAAAACATATATACGATTTGAAAAAAgttccccatcccccccccccccgcaaagagCAGCGATTCCTCGAATTTCCTCCGCTTTTCCAACTCCGGCgggcctcccctcccccgctgccCGGAGCGCGGACACGCCGGGCGGCGTCCCGGCCGGCTAGCTCCCCGGTTGTTTACCCGCCCCGCGGACCGCCCGGGTTTGTTCCAGCTCCCAGAGCCCGTCTCtataattaaactttttttttttttttaattttaattgccgGGTTGAAACGTCATTGAGGGGACTTTCCAAGGGTGAGGGAGccgaggggaggggagaggaagggagcgaGCTCCTTTAACCCTTCGCTGACCCACGAGGCCCGGTGAGCTGACCACAAGCCAAGCCGACCCGCCCGCAggtggggcgggagggggggggaggccgGGCACCCCGCGAGCCCCGGCCCGGGACGGAGAGGGAGGTCTGCAGGAATCTGCGGGAAGCCAGCGCCGGGGTCGTACCCCCAACACCCCCTCcagcccgcccccgccccgcggACGCCTCCACCTGCGCCGCCGCTTCCGCCCAGGGGGGGGCGCTGCTCCGACACCCGGCTTCCGGCCGGCCGGCCGCCCTCCGCCCGCAACCCGTTTCCCGTGGGCAGGGGCGGGCCAGGTATTTGGGCtggcggtgggggtggggccgCCGCGAGCTTGGAGGAAAGGGGGAAAGTGAAAGTcgtcgggggggagggaggacggaAAGGAGGGAGGTGCGGCAGATGTTGGCGTCGGCCAACCCGGAGCCCCGGCGTACCTCGCGGCAGGTGAGAACGGGCCGCGCGGGGACGCGGACGCCCCTCACCGCCCCCCCCACCCGACGGCGGGTCCTGCCACCCTCAGCGCCGTGAGGAATTGCACTTCCTCCCAGGCCTCGGGTCATTTGCAAAATCCCCCAAATTCTTGGGATGGAGACCTGCCCTTCGTCATTTTTAAACTACCTGAGACCCTGGGGCAGCGCCGAGGTCCTGGGCTTGAGAGAAAAGGACGGTCGGGCCCAGTGAGGCCCTGGGGTCACTCGGTTTACAGTACCTGCCGGGGTGGTGCCCTGTAGATTTCCTCAGCTTGGACCCAGGCCCAGTGATTCAGACACTCTGGAATGGGACCCGGGACCTGCATTTTTGGTAAATTTCTGCTGGGAATCAAACACCGACGGAGTTAGTGGTCTGTGCAGGACATTGGATTAGAGCAGCAGTGCCTGAATCTTGGccgtgactttttttttccttcaggttttcgaggtagggtctcactctagcgcaggctgacctgaaattcactgtgtagtctaaggctggcctcgaactcacagtcatcctcttacttctgcctcctgagtgctgggattaaaggcttgcgccaccatgcctagctacatTTTCAttcctttgcaaaaaaaaaaaaattatatatatatatatatatatttgcagtggctggaagccctggcgcgcccattctctctctctccctctttctttctttctctctgtgtctgtcactctcaaataaataaataaataaaacattaaaaaaaaattttttatttatttgaaattacgagtgtgccaggacctcttgccactgcaaatgaatttgtcacatttgccactttgctgGTTTTACGcagatactgtggaattgaaccctggtagtCAGACCTTGTAAACAAGTGTTTCTGCCAGAGCTGTGTGTCCAACCACTGCCTCCCACCACCCATaccatcttttgttttgttttgtttttgtttttgtttttgaggtagggtttcactctagctcattatgtagtctctgggtggccttgaactcatggtgattctcctgcctctgcctcccaggtgctgggattaaagacatgtgccaccacgcacagaTAACCCATGCCATCTTCtgtgagttgatttttttttttttttctttttgactctAAGTCTTGCTGTGTTGCCCAGGATGGCCACAGAC
The nucleotide sequence above comes from Jaculus jaculus isolate mJacJac1 chromosome 7, mJacJac1.mat.Y.cur, whole genome shotgun sequence. Encoded proteins:
- the Zfp36l1 gene encoding mRNA decay activator protein ZFP36L1, yielding MTTTLVSATIFDLSEVLCKGNKMLNYSAPSAGGCLLDRKAVGTPTGGGFPRRHSVTLPSSKFHQNQLLSSLKGEPAPTLSSRDSRFRDRSFSEGGERLLPTQKQPGSGQVNSSRYKTELCRPFEENGACKYGDKCQFAHGIHELRSLTRHPKYKTELCRTFHTIGFCPYGPRCHFIHNAEERRALAGSRDLSADRPRLQHSFSFAGFPSAAATAAATGLLDSPTSITPPPILSADDLLGSPTLPDGTNNPFAFSSQELASLFAPSMGLPGGGSPTTFLFRPMSESPHMFDSPPSPQDSLSDQEGYLSSSSSSHSGSDSPTLDNSRRLPIFSRLSISDD